The following are encoded together in the Anaerolineae bacterium genome:
- a CDS encoding LysM peptidoglycan-binding domain-containing protein has product MRNLIGTLKDLYIRFLVWLGAAPPPGYEYLLSADEAGPREYTLKEGETIFSVARKFGVHYNLIAQANGLEDPETVQPGETLLIPPPEWDPASGPLVAPSPEPPEPVPSPAVPPAPTEPPVSPDKEAGPEAIDWLAEAEQTSVPFSAEEEPTLLPDEIDTSAGTPEWLLADEPLPQAEAVDDNTLTDDISLDRLQWLVAAEPLKAETQPPVPETAPGETLASPEVAPSPVAAAGREMVFRYQVQRGDTLSSIAKRYSLTVKDLVEANGIADPNFIFPGQKLVIPGYMHPKPGSPPGTEAPQPPPPPVEFFIYTVAQGDTLSAIAKRYGVTVRQLVEANQVQEPNLIRVGQRLVIPGVIQPPTAPPPEPPPQVGTEPIAEPKPAQPESLPEPVDASFPPLGPGDAIRALYVSYFAIGHAELRQHVFSLLDTTEFNAVVIDAKSDYGWISYPTQIPLAHEIEAARPTARDFDQVLQQFKARGIYTIARIVTFKDSPLAKSRPDLAVKIKESGEIWQDRENLSWSDPFLKPVWDYNVQVAVEAAQKGFDEIQFDYVRFPTASQAGAPHFSQEVNKETRVAAVTGFLSAMRGQLEPFGVKVAADTFGYTCWRKDDTLIGQDIERMARYLDVLSPMLYPSTFGSGIPNYKLAIAHPYEVVYESAKRAVERVSQLGCTVRPWIQDFPDYRFDRRVYGRAEIQAQIKGCFDAGSTGFMVWDPRVKYTDGAYALVVGRS; this is encoded by the coding sequence ATGCGTAATCTAATCGGCACGCTAAAAGATTTATACATTCGCTTTCTGGTCTGGCTTGGGGCGGCGCCGCCACCGGGTTATGAGTATCTATTGTCTGCTGATGAGGCTGGCCCCAGGGAATATACCCTCAAAGAAGGGGAGACAATCTTTTCCGTGGCCCGCAAATTTGGGGTCCACTATAATCTTATTGCCCAGGCTAACGGCCTTGAGGACCCCGAAACCGTGCAGCCCGGGGAAACACTGCTCATTCCGCCTCCCGAGTGGGACCCGGCTTCCGGCCCTTTGGTCGCGCCATCACCAGAGCCACCGGAACCGGTTCCATCTCCTGCTGTCCCGCCGGCGCCAACGGAACCTCCCGTTTCGCCCGACAAAGAAGCTGGGCCGGAAGCAATAGATTGGCTGGCCGAAGCTGAGCAAACGTCTGTTCCGTTTTCAGCCGAAGAAGAACCCACCTTGTTACCCGACGAGATTGATACTTCAGCCGGAACGCCGGAGTGGCTCCTGGCCGATGAGCCGTTGCCCCAGGCCGAAGCGGTTGATGACAACACGCTGACCGACGATATTTCTTTGGACCGTTTGCAGTGGCTGGTTGCGGCTGAACCGCTCAAGGCTGAAACTCAGCCCCCCGTGCCCGAAACCGCACCAGGGGAGACACTCGCTTCTCCTGAAGTCGCGCCTTCGCCCGTAGCCGCCGCAGGCCGGGAAATGGTGTTCAGGTATCAAGTGCAGCGGGGCGATACGCTCAGTTCCATCGCCAAAAGATATAGTCTAACGGTCAAGGACCTGGTTGAAGCAAATGGCATTGCCGACCCCAACTTTATCTTTCCCGGTCAGAAGCTGGTTATTCCCGGCTATATGCATCCCAAACCGGGATCGCCGCCAGGGACCGAAGCGCCGCAACCGCCCCCCCCGCCGGTTGAATTTTTTATTTATACCGTGGCCCAGGGCGATACCTTGAGCGCAATTGCCAAACGATATGGCGTTACGGTGCGCCAACTGGTTGAGGCCAATCAGGTCCAGGAACCCAATTTGATTCGGGTGGGCCAGCGTTTGGTTATTCCAGGGGTGATTCAGCCGCCCACCGCTCCCCCCCCAGAGCCGCCGCCGCAGGTGGGAACAGAACCTATCGCGGAACCCAAGCCCGCCCAACCTGAATCTCTCCCTGAACCTGTAGACGCCAGTTTTCCGCCCCTGGGGCCTGGGGATGCCATTCGCGCCCTGTATGTGAGTTATTTTGCCATTGGCCATGCAGAACTCCGCCAGCACGTTTTTTCGCTGCTTGATACCACTGAGTTTAACGCCGTGGTGATTGACGCCAAAAGCGACTACGGCTGGATCAGTTATCCCACTCAAATTCCCCTGGCCCACGAAATCGAGGCCGCCCGCCCCACGGCCAGAGATTTTGACCAGGTTTTGCAGCAATTCAAAGCCCGCGGCATTTATACCATTGCCCGCATCGTAACCTTCAAAGATAGCCCGCTGGCCAAGAGCCGCCCTGATCTGGCCGTCAAAATAAAAGAATCGGGCGAAATCTGGCAAGATCGCGAGAATTTAAGCTGGAGCGACCCTTTCCTCAAACCGGTGTGGGATTACAATGTCCAGGTGGCGGTGGAAGCGGCCCAAAAAGGCTTTGACGAAATTCAATTTGACTACGTGCGTTTTCCCACCGCCAGCCAGGCCGGCGCGCCTCACTTTTCCCAGGAAGTCAACAAAGAAACCCGCGTTGCCGCGGTGACCGGTTTTTTGAGCGCGATGCGGGGCCAGCTTGAGCCGTTTGGGGTGAAAGTAGCCGCCGACACCTTTGGCTACACCTGTTGGCGCAAAGACGATACCCTCATCGGCCAGGACATCGAACGAATGGCCCGCTACCTGGACGTGCTTTCACCCATGTTATACCCCTCTACTTTTGGCAGCGGCATTCCCAACTATAAACTGGCTATTGCCCATCCTTATGAAGTGGTGTACGAAAGCGCCAAACGGGCCGTGGAGCGGGTGAGCCAATTGGGCTGCACGGTGCGCCCCTGGATTCAGGATTTTCCCGATTATCGGTTTGACCGGCGCGTTTATGGCCGGGCCGAAATCCAGGCCCAAATCAAGGGCTGTTTCGACGCCGGCAGCACGGGCTTTATGGTTTGGGACCCGCGCGTCAAATATACCGATGGCGCGTATGCGTTGGTAGTGGGGCGTTCATAG